The DNA segment CTGGTGGCGGAAACTTTGCGGCGGATTGCCGGCTGATTTTCGGCCATCGGCAATATCGCCTCGGTTAATTTGCGGTTAAGTTTCCATGGGATATCGTAGACCCGCGATAACACATAACACCAAGGAGACAACATGCAAAACAAAGCTATTTTAATCGGGTCGTTGCTATTGGCATCATCTGCGGCCTGCGCCGAAACCGGCGTTCTGGAAGGCGTGGCGAAACAGGCGGCAAAAGATACTGCGGCCGCGGTAGCGCCGGGCGCAGTGCAACGGGCGGAGCAAGCCAACCAAGCCTTGGAGCAGGCTCAGGAAGTCAAACAGGGTGTTGAAAATGCGCCCGGTGCATTGAAAAACCAGGCCCAGGAAGCGGCGAAAGACGCGGCGCAGCAAAAGCTGGAGCAAGCGGTGCCGGCCGAAGTCAAACAGGGCGCGGAAACCGTTAAAGCCGGCAAGGAAGCCGCCGCGAATCTGAAAGGCAAAGCCGATGCCGCACCCAAATCCGCCGGCGAAGCGGTCAAAGCTGCCAAAGGCAAGGCCAAGCAAAAAGCCGCCGCCAAAGCGCTGGATTTGCTGAATTAAGTCCGGTAAACGGGCGGCGGCCGTGCCGCCGCCCGCTTCTCTCTCTGAGTCGATTCGATAACCGGACAGCGAATGCCGGTATTGCGCCGGTAAACCTATTCGATACCTAAAGCCGGCCAATTGGCTATGCTTAGCGCTCTTTCCGCAGAACCTGTCGCAACATGCTTAATGCCGCCCAACTCAAAGCCTTGTCCGTTTTTGCGATATTCGCAATCATCGGTTTCGGTCCGATTTCTCCCGGTTGCTTGATCGGCATGTATGTCGTGGTCAAGCGTCCAGATTGGTTCCACCGCTTGGTGCGCGGTATTTACGATTATTCTGACAATGCCGATTTTGTTAGCGCTGCCGAAGCCCGCGCGGCCCGCATCAAAAGCTTTGCCGGTCTGTTTCTGCTGTTTTTAGTCGATATCCTGCCGCTACCGGTCACCCCGGTAATCGCCTTTGCGATCATCTTGAGTCGGCCGCGCTGGTTTTACCGGACGGTCAGGCGGGTCTACGGGCAAATGGCCTGATACGGATTGATGTCCGATTGGGCAATGGCCGGCTTTCGCCGCCGCCCGTGCCGAATCGGGCAAGCTAATTCGGAGCAGGAAAACTAACGGCATCCAAGGCCAGATTCAATTGCAACACGTTGACCCTGGGTTCGCCCAACACGCCCCATTGCCGGCCTTCGGTATTGGCTTCGATTAATTCCCGAACTTTGGCTTCCTCGATTTTTCGGAATCTGGCAACGCGTTTGACTTGGTATTTCGCCGCCGCCGGACTGATATGCGGGTCCAATCCGCTGCCGGAAGCAGTGACCAGATCGACCGGCACGGGCGCTTGATTGTCGGGATCGGCCTGTTTTAATGCCTGAATCCTGGCGGCAACGGTGTCGCTCAACGCCGGATTGGTCGGCCCCAGGTTGGAACCGCTAGAGGCAGCGGCGTTGTAAGGGTAGGGTGCGGTGGCCGACGGCCGGCTCCAAAAATAGTTCGGGTCGCTGAAGCTTTGCCCGATCAAGCGAGAGCCGATCACCTCGCCATGGGCCGTTTTGATCAGACTGCCGTTGGCTTGCTCGGCAAATACGGTTTGGGCGACCAGGGTCACCAAGGCCGGATAGACGGCACCGGTGGCCAGGGTCAATAACAGCAGCATCACCGCTGCGGGTCTTAAATAATTGGACATATTCGCTCCTTATACCCAGTTCATCGCAACCAAAAATAAATCGATCGCCTTGATGCCGATGAACGGCACGATCAAGCCGCCGACGCCGTAGACCAGCAAGTTGTTGTGCAGCAGTTGCTCGGCGCCGACCGGGCGGTATTTGATGCCTTTCAAGGCCAACGGAATCAGGGCGATGATGATCAAGGCATTGAATATCACCGCCGACAATATGGCACTGGCCGGCGTGGCCAGGTGCATCACGTTCAGCACGTTCAATACCGGATAAGTGGTCGCGAACGCGGCCGGAATGATGGCGAAATACTTGGCCACGTCGTTGGCGATGCTGAAGGTGGTCAACGCGCCGCGGGTCATCAGCATTTGTTTGCCGGTTTCGACGATCTCGATCAATTTGGTTGGGTTGGAATCCAGGTCGACCATGTTGCCGGCTTCCTTGGCGGCCTGAGTGCCGCTGTTCATCGCCACCGCCACGTCGGCTTGCGCCAGGGCCGGCGCGTCGTTGGTGCCGTCGCCGGTCATCGCCACCAGGCGGCCGTCGGCTTGGTGCTGGCGGATCAGCGCCAACTTGGCCTCGGGGGTGGCTTCGGCCAGAAAATCGTCGACGCCGGCTTCGGCGGCAATCGCCGCTGCTGTCAGCCGGTTGTCGCCGGTTATCATGATGGTCTTGATGCCCATTTGCCGCAATTCGATGAAGCGCTCCTTGATGCCGCCCTTGACGATGTCTTTCAGCTCGATCACACCCAGAGCCTTGGCGCCTTCCGCCACCACCAGCGGCGTGCTGCCGCGGCGGGCGACGTCGTCGACCAGAGTCTTCAGTTCCGCCGGCCATTTGCCGCCTTGGGTTTCGATGTGCTGGCGGATGGAATCCGCCGCACCCTTGCGGATTTGCCGACCCTCACCCCCGCCCCCTCTCCCAGGGGGAGAGGGGAGATTAACGCCGCTCATTCGGGTTTGGGCGCTGAAATGGACGAAGGTGGCGCCCAGAGAATGGATGTCGCGTTCGCGCAAACCGTACTTTTGCTTGGCCAGTATCACCACGCTGCGGCCCTCCGGGGTTTCGTCGGCCAGCGAGGCCAGTTGCGCGGCATCGGCCAAAACCGCCTCCTTGACGCCCTTGACCGGAAAGAATCCGGAAGCTTGGCGGTTGCCCAGCGTGATGGTGCCGGTTTTATCCAGCAGCAATACATCGACGTCGCCGGCGGCTTCGACCGCGCGGCCGGAAGTGGCGATGACGTTTTTCTGCATCATTCGGCCGATGCCGGCCACACCGATGGCCGACAGCAAGCCGCCGATGGTGGTTGGGATCAGACAGACCAGCAAGGCCACCAACACCGTGACGCTGATCGGGCTGCCGCTACCGGCGGTTGCCACGCTGTAAATGGAGAACGGCAGCAAAGTGACGACGGCCATTAAAAACACCAGCGTCAATGCCACCAGCAAGATGGTCAGGGCGATTTCGTTCGGGGTTTTTTGGCGCTTGGCCCCTTCCACCATGCCGATCATCCGGTCCAGAAAGCTTTCGCCGGGGTTGGTGGAGATGCGCACCACCAGCCAGTCGGACAGTACCCGGGTGCCGCCGGTCACCGAGCTGAAGTCGCCGCCGGACTCGCGGATCACCGGGGCCGATTCGCCGGTAATCGCACTTTCGTCGACCGAGGCCACGCCTTCGATGACGTCGCCGTCGCCCGGTACGAAATCGCCGGCTTCGATCAGTACCACGTCGCCCTTACGCAAGCTGGAGCCGGCGACCTTGCTGTAGTTGCTGCCGTATTTCGCTTCATCCAGTTTTTTGGCGGCGATGTCGCGCTTGGCACTGCGCAGAAAGGCGGCTTGGGCCTTGCTGCGGCCTTCGGCGACCGCTTCGGCGAAATTGGCGAACAGCACGGTAAACCACAGCCATAACGTAATCGCCAGAATGAAACCGGCCGGTTCCTCGCTGCCGCCGTTCCAGGCTTGCAGCCATAACACGGTTGTCAGGAAGCTGCCGAGGTAGACCACGAACATCACCGGATTCTTCCATTGCTGGCGTGGCGTCAGCTTGGTAAAGGCGTCGAAAAACGCTTGTTGCAAAATTTGCGGGTCCATTAAGGACGCTGTTAAGGGTTTTCTGGTCATAGTGTTACCTATATCAAATCTCTGTAGGCCGGAATAAAGCGGTTCGAGGGTCGCAAAATCCGCTGTTTCCGGCGCGTAGCCGAAGTTAATAATGCCCCAGCATTTGCAACTGCTCGACGACAGGGCCTAAAGCCAATGCCGGTACGAAGGTCAGTGCGCCGACCATCAGTACGGTGACGATCAGCAACACCGCAAACAATGGCGTATGCGTCGGCAGGGTGCCGGGACCGACCGGTACCGTCTTTTTGGCCGCCAACGAGCCGGCAATCGCCAGCACCGGAACCATCAGCCAATAGCGGGAGAACAGCATCGCCAACCCCAGCCAGAGGTTATAAAACGGCACGTTGGCCGACAAGCCGGCGAAGGCGCTGCCGTTGTTGTTGCCGGCCGACGACCAGGCGTACAGCACTTCGCTGAAGCCGTGGGCGCCGGGATTGAAGATCGAGGCCTTGCCGGCGTCCAGCATCAGGCTCAACGCGGTACCGCCCAACACCATCAAGGGCGGGATCAAGATGACGATGGCGGCCATTTTCATCTCGTAGGCTTCGATCTTTTTGCCCAAGTATTCGGGGGTACGGCCTATCATCAGCCCGGCGATGAACACAGCGACGATGGCAAATACGATCATGCCGTACAAACCGGAGCCGACGCCGCCGAAAATCACCTCGCCGAGTTGCATCAGCCACATCGGCGCCAAACCGCCGAGCGGCGTGTAGGAGTCGTGCATCGAGTTGACCGAACCGTTGGACGCGGCGGTAGTAGCGACAGCCCATAAGCCGGAATTGACGATGCCGAAGCGGGCTTCCTTGCCTTCCATATTGCCGCCGGCTTGTTGTGCGCCGATACTTTGATCGACGCCCAACGCCGTCAAGGCCGGATTGCCGTGTTGTTCGGCCGGTACCGTGACAAAGACCAACGTGCCGAACACCAAGGTCATCGCCGCCAGAATCGTCCAGCCCTGGCGGGTGTCGCCCACCATCACCCCGAAGCTGTAACACAGCGCCGCCGGGAGCAACAGAATCGCCAGCATTTCCAGGAAATTGGACAGCGG comes from the Methylomonas sp. EFPC3 genome and includes:
- the kdpC gene encoding potassium-transporting ATPase subunit KdpC yields the protein MSNYLRPAAVMLLLLTLATGAVYPALVTLVAQTVFAEQANGSLIKTAHGEVIGSRLIGQSFSDPNYFWSRPSATAPYPYNAAASSGSNLGPTNPALSDTVAARIQALKQADPDNQAPVPVDLVTASGSGLDPHISPAAAKYQVKRVARFRKIEEAKVRELIEANTEGRQWGVLGEPRVNVLQLNLALDAVSFPAPN
- the kdpB gene encoding potassium-transporting ATPase subunit KdpB, coding for MTRKPLTASLMDPQILQQAFFDAFTKLTPRQQWKNPVMFVVYLGSFLTTVLWLQAWNGGSEEPAGFILAITLWLWFTVLFANFAEAVAEGRSKAQAAFLRSAKRDIAAKKLDEAKYGSNYSKVAGSSLRKGDVVLIEAGDFVPGDGDVIEGVASVDESAITGESAPVIRESGGDFSSVTGGTRVLSDWLVVRISTNPGESFLDRMIGMVEGAKRQKTPNEIALTILLVALTLVFLMAVVTLLPFSIYSVATAGSGSPISVTVLVALLVCLIPTTIGGLLSAIGVAGIGRMMQKNVIATSGRAVEAAGDVDVLLLDKTGTITLGNRQASGFFPVKGVKEAVLADAAQLASLADETPEGRSVVILAKQKYGLRERDIHSLGATFVHFSAQTRMSGVNLPSPPGRGGGGEGRQIRKGAADSIRQHIETQGGKWPAELKTLVDDVARRGSTPLVVAEGAKALGVIELKDIVKGGIKERFIELRQMGIKTIMITGDNRLTAAAIAAEAGVDDFLAEATPEAKLALIRQHQADGRLVAMTGDGTNDAPALAQADVAVAMNSGTQAAKEAGNMVDLDSNPTKLIEIVETGKQMLMTRGALTTFSIANDVAKYFAIIPAAFATTYPVLNVLNVMHLATPASAILSAVIFNALIIIALIPLALKGIKYRPVGAEQLLHNNLLVYGVGGLIVPFIGIKAIDLFLVAMNWV
- the kdpA gene encoding potassium-transporting ATPase subunit KdpA yields the protein MNGPGFLQIAIYLIALIALAKPLGSYMARVYQDESVGLNRWFAGVERLCYRLSGVDPEQDMRWQQYALATLVFNLFGLLAVYLLQRFQDVLPLNPQALPAVTPDSAFNTAVSFATNTNWQGYGGESTMSYLTQMLGLSVQNFLSAASGMAVLVALIRGFARRNAQGIGNFWVDMTRSTLYILLPLSFALALVLVGQGVVQSFNPYQTVNTLETVSYSAPKLDADGKAMVDAEGKPATQTVQTRQQTLALGPAASQIAIKQLGTNGGGFFNVNSAHPFENPTPLSNFLEMLAILLLPAALCYSFGVMVGDTRQGWTILAAMTLVFGTLVFVTVPAEQHGNPALTALGVDQSIGAQQAGGNMEGKEARFGIVNSGLWAVATTAASNGSVNSMHDSYTPLGGLAPMWLMQLGEVIFGGVGSGLYGMIVFAIVAVFIAGLMIGRTPEYLGKKIEAYEMKMAAIVILIPPLMVLGGTALSLMLDAGKASIFNPGAHGFSEVLYAWSSAGNNNGSAFAGLSANVPFYNLWLGLAMLFSRYWLMVPVLAIAGSLAAKKTVPVGPGTLPTHTPLFAVLLIVTVLMVGALTFVPALALGPVVEQLQMLGHY